One genomic region from Rosa rugosa chromosome 1, drRosRugo1.1, whole genome shotgun sequence encodes:
- the LOC133741682 gene encoding protein TIFY 10b, whose protein sequence is MAERSNFAQTCNLLSQYLKEKRSQYLQGDSFGVKPAPATMNLLNTMEVGPPAAASPVGQAPDQPRSAPMTIFYGGQVLVFNDVSAEKAKEIMGLATKGSAVVSSTESNVVVKQQQPPPQAVESDLPIARRASLHKFLAKRKERVTAVAPYQLNHIQTAASPKAEERVGAQSSKQLELSL, encoded by the exons ATGGCCGAGAGATCCAACTTTGCGCAGACCTGCAACCTCCTCAGCCAGTACTTGAAGGAGAAGAGAAGCCAGTACCTCCAGGGAGATAGCTTCGGAGTGAAGCCAGCCCCGGCGACCATGAACTTGCTCAACACCATGGAGGTCGGCCCTCCAGCGGCGGCGAGTCCAGTGGGCCAGGCTCCGGATCAGCCCAGATCTGCTCCCATGACCATCTTTTACGGCGGGCAGGTCCTGGTTTTCAACGACGTTTCGGCTGAGAAGGCAAAGGAAATTATGGGATTGGCTACCAAAGGAAGCGCTGTGGTTTCCTCTACTGAATCGAATGTTGTAGtcaaacaacaacaaccacCACCTCAGGCTGTTGAGTCGGATTTGCCTATTGCAAGAAGGGCTTCGCTTCACAAGTTTCTGGCCAAGAGGAAAGAGAG AGTGACTGCAGTAGCTCCATACCAACTGAACCACATCCAGACAGCAGCTTCTCCCAAGGCAGAGGAACGAGTAGGAGCGCAAAGTTCAAAGCAGCTTGAACTCAGTCTATAG